In one window of Verrucomicrobiota bacterium DNA:
- a CDS encoding prepilin-type N-terminal cleavage/methylation domain-containing protein: MGKKITSSKNGFTLVELLVVIAVIAILGSIAIPAISAAKVRANQVKCSSNMRQIGIAMISYALDNGGWLPTTTHGGGMQNSWIYQLEDYVGGGFDDIRICPSDPRGLARKNARGTSYILNEFIAVDHASPFGVILESFRHMDSLVNLGGTIFVFIVSDRVGVSGMNDHTHSRNWNTWNRVISDIQPDRHRSGAGTTNNTSGVGNYLYGDGRVEGMKANELKKIIDRGINPARPPSI, from the coding sequence ATGGGTAAAAAAATAACATCTTCTAAAAATGGATTCACGCTTGTTGAATTACTCGTGGTGATCGCTGTGATTGCGATTCTGGGCAGCATTGCCATTCCCGCCATAAGTGCTGCAAAAGTCCGGGCCAATCAGGTAAAATGCTCGAGTAACATGCGTCAGATCGGGATAGCGATGATTTCGTATGCTTTAGATAACGGGGGATGGCTCCCGACGACGACTCACGGGGGCGGGATGCAGAATTCTTGGATTTACCAACTGGAGGATTATGTGGGCGGGGGATTTGATGATATCAGGATATGCCCTTCCGATCCACGCGGTTTAGCTCGGAAAAATGCGAGAGGTACGAGTTATATTCTCAATGAATTTATCGCGGTAGATCATGCGAGTCCTTTTGGAGTGATACTCGAGTCATTTCGACATATGGACTCATTGGTAAATCTCGGGGGCACAATATTCGTCTTTATTGTCTCTGACAGGGTTGGTGTCTCGGGGATGAATGACCATACCCACAGCCGGAATTGGAATACATGGAATAGAGTCATCTCTGACATCCAGCCTGACCGGCACCGGTCTGGAGCGGGCACGACAAATAACACTTCGGGTGTCGGTAACTATCTCTACGGGGATGGGCGCGTGGAGGGGATGAAAGCCAACGAGTTGAAAAAAATTATAGATAGAGGGATTAATCCAGCAAGACCGCCTTCGATTTAG